A segment of the Corylus avellana chromosome ca2, CavTom2PMs-1.0 genome:
CCTAAGCACTATGAATCTTCTTCTAGGAATCATTTATTTGGTAGAGGGACATTAGTGGATCCCGCTTCTAAGCATCTCTCCTATTCATCTCTGTCAATGCATGTAAGCTTTCCCTTTCTAACTTTCCTttgtgtataaaaaaaaaattaataataatttacctTCCATATCTAATTAGGGTGcatttggaattgcgatttcgtaagaataatttgcgtttttttaaaaatatcgcaaaacgtaaacgtttggcattgtgatttaaaaagcacttaatctaaaataagaagaaaaaaaaattgcgatttctAAAAGCAGACTAAGGggtgtttatttaaaaaagcatgaatttaaatcaaaatcacaattttgcataacaaatatttgataaaaaaaataaataaatactttttaacatgttttaccaaacgcttttacgattttaaaaagtagcgattttacaaacgcaatttttaaaaatgcacctattgaaaccgcaatctcaaacgaACCCTTAGTCGTTGACCTATATGACAAAGGTCCCCAATAATACAATgtcaaaaaattaagaacaactGATTTTCAAGTTAACTAAAAATACAGTATCCACTTCTTCACATTCCGCTTCTCTAATTAATCTCTCCATTTAGAAACTTTTAACTGGCTTTAGTTTTCTAAGTGCTTCTCAAGTTGTTAAGAGTACCACATCGACAATATATCATGCCATATGACTTGTTACCAAGTCATCCACGGATCAGACTTGAAGCACGTACTCTCTCCGGCCATGTCTTTCACGAAGCATATATACTCTTTAAATTTCATTCCTACATGAACTCAAAATGTCTCAAGTTCTCTATTTCAGACTTTCAGTTACTATCGCTTAGCAGGACGAGGATGGACTTCATTTATAGATATCTGATGTTGGAAGAGATATTGTTCGGAGATTAGTCTCAGCTGATCTTGCTATATAACACCAAAATGGCATCGTTttgatatattatttatatataagccTTTAGCATAATCTcgtattataataaaaaaattgtaaatagaAGACAAAAGGAAGCATAATCTCATCATGCATGAGGCGGGACATGACCGGTCCATTCGAGCTCATgtatcattattgattttttttattattattagtgaaTCTTTAATTTAACAAAAGTCTTCCTTCTAACATTATTCAGTTGcaaattggtttaatttttgAGTTGGTGTCTTTTATTGAACTCATTTTAAAGATTTCaccttattaaaatttaaccCCACAAAGGTTATTTTAGTGGGaggaattataattaatatatatatttgtgtgttatAGGTAGATTCTTATCTGTCGTATAGAGTTTTTTAGTCAAGCCAGTGTTTAGGGTCAATTACGCAATTTCTATATAAGCAGAGACTCAAAGAGTGGATTCTTTGCAATAAGACAATTAGACAAACTTCCACAACCAATGTGGACCGAtcaattaatgtttttattttccatggTCTATGTTTGTATGGATTTAGTCTTAGTCAGTGAAGGGATCGAGTATTAGGCACGTCGAAAGTCCTCACTCGTTTTGTCATGTCACACCATTAATAGACTTTGATATTGAGTCTTTGCATTTGGGTAAACTTTGGCAGACCAATTAATAAAGCAAATGtacatcttcttcatttcacattGCCTAGTCTATTTTCTTggatttcttggattttttcttAGTCGGTCAAGAAAGTGGACATGTGGAAGTTCCCACTCCATGCTTTCATTGTCACAAAGTCACAACCTAATATTACAAGTATCTACATTTTGACCTTTTAATCCACAACATCACATAAAATTACAAGTATACATCGATCTTTTTTTCCACAATCCATGTAAAATTGATTTATTACATGTACTTGGTACAATTTCAGAAAAATGAGTGACATTTTAGTAGGGAATTTgggatttattttgatttacaTAGATATATTTcattctgttagtttttgtgttggcttaattcagttccaaaatgcagaggctactatTTACGAGCTCAAaaactgatatagaatgcttagaatcAAATattcaccgttcataatgtagattcatgtgtcatgaatgtccctgcaaaatttcagctcaatcggaccacaaatgcgcatcgatcggagctgttgatcaagattggacagcatttccagaatgctgtttttCCCCACTGCAGGCccggtccggacaggccttccccgggtccagaccgcatttccagaaactccaTTTTTCCTCCGCaaggccatgtccggacagcccattaacctgtccggacacccccgtacctattatgcccaaaaacatgtttttagtaggcccaggtctagggtttgatatactgatatatatacatcattatagaagagagatgcataaattttcacccccagacagttcgtgtgaggctgtgcttgagtgattattttgttgtgagccaaattgattcctcttagaggatttttgttaattttgattgtgtgcttaattgaagtctatcagaagggtccgataaaagagaatcacgttgaagaagattgtgagcgaggagacaagttggaggcttgtcgatcttacagagtcaaggtcttgcaaagggttgtaagtgttcctagtgtctgtaatttctggataattttttgatagtgatttcctaggtttggctgccccgaagaggttttacttttagaacgttttctaaaaggtttcctctttgtcaccaaaatctgtgtttgattttacttgtttttggtgattgtttgcttagatttaaatatccgttaattccgcataaaattgtgatatttatctgtttagagtttttcaattggtatcagagcgggttcattttgtgaaggattaaattcctgagtgtgatctttgtttcttgtttaagatgtctcaaacccttaacactgtgcctaattttgatggatcaaattatggctattggaagtcccgtatgagatttttcttaaaatctatagacgtttggcatgtcattgaatctggacttaaagctccagataagccgacagctaaatggtctaatgttgaaaaacaaactcgttGGTGACTTAATTACCAACGGCTAGAAAATGTAAGATGAAATATTTTTCGTAAAACTCATGAATAAATAATGAAGATAATCTAATGACAAACGGTCAACCATATATTCagttttttcctcaaaaaattCATAAAGAAGACTTGATGTCAAACggtcaagagaaaaaaaatatcaatgagAAATAATGATCAATGTTTGTAACATTAAAAAACGAGATCCCAGAAATAATTAGAGAATTgtccatcaaatttttttaaaatcttagtCATTGAATCTTATCTAATTATGGTCTAGAAGCTGCCCGTATctcactaattaaaaaataataaaatattattaaaattttaaaaagaaaatataaaacaaaataataaaaatatatggggtgaccagccaccccatttttgccatGGGGGGtgctcggccaccccatttatttttattattattttgttttgtatttttttttaaaaaaaattaaataatattttattattttttagttagtGGAACACGTGGCAACTTCTAGATCCTTGAATGAGATTTAATCGCCAAGattctaacaaaatttgttGGCCAATGCCCCTGCTATTGCTTGCTGGGGATCCCAATCCAACTTGGCTTCCCCCACTATCATTGGACCAATTAATTTAAGCTcaacaaatcaatcaaaagccATCCTATCCTATCCTATCCTCCGAAACAAATGTTTCATTGTCATTGAATATAACTTGCGAAAATCACGCAGAAGACTCAATGTGTGGATTCTTTAATTGCATCAAGAAAAACTTGGATACCCAATGTAGACGGACTTGTTTTATTTCTCATGGATCTTTCGTCTTCGCACCAATTACTGATATATGATGGAGACGGTACTCGAAAATTCAaaacttccttttattttccatgGCCTTGTTTCTTTGGATTTATTGTTTCAGTCAAGGGAGTTGGGAGTTGGTACTGGGAAAGTCTTGAAAGAGAGGGCGTCCAATCCATGACGATGATTTCATGACTTACACGCTtcctattttctctctctctctccctctctagtGACTTTCGATAACccataaaaatatgttttgaaaatttgtggCATATATTATTGCATCTCATTCAATGCTGaatataatgttatatatatgtttgaaatgTCAAATGACAGGATTtagttgttattaaaataacagcaatTTAATCAACAGTTAAGATTGAATTTATCAAAATCTAtcttcattttcaaatgacATGTCTTTGTTTGCTCCTATTATTCAAGCTTTTAATGATGCCATCATTAACATAATTAAATACATCAGTtgagtaactttttttttttttttctttttatgaacaAAATGCAAAGAGTTAATGAAttgaaaaaagggaaaaataatttcttttaaattaggcTCAAGGaaagtttttcaattcaattttttaaattgatatttgatcTCAAAGCGATTCCCAtgtacatttttaaaatgtatgtAAAAATAACATAGTACTCTAAGAACATATTTCATATGTTTTgttaatcctattacaagtgcATGTTAAAATTGTAGACtctaatttaaagaaaatccTTTCTACCGAATTTGAAAGAAACTCTATCCTCTAATAAATTGgtttcatttgaattgaataattGTATATGTGTGCCACATGTAAGCGAAAGCACATACCCTTTTTTCATGGTAGGTGAATAGTGTGAATAGGAGTGACGGCTTGGGGCCGCCTGGCCCGCCACTATAATTCCTCTGTGGACCTCAATGCATTTAATGTCCAACTTCTCCCCTGCAAACTGTATGAGGAGGCCTCCTTATCGGCAATAATAAATACTTGAACCAGTGCAACTACAATCATATGCATGTTTAATGTTTTAACCTTTTTCATTCTCAAAATGGTTCGCACCCACAGGTTTATGGCCACCGTTAATCTCATCCTGATTTTTGTCTTCTCCCTGCTTGGAACTGCATCCTTCCTACAAGTTTTTAGATGCTCCGAGGTTGAGAGAAACGCCCTTCTTAGCTTCAAACAAGGTCTCGCAGATCCATCAGGTCGTCTCTCTTTATGGGTTGGTGAGGATTGCTGCAACTGGGTAGGCGTTGGCTGTAACAACAACACGGGACATGTCGTCGAGCTGGACCTCAAAAACTCATTTCCGGTGAGTGAATTTGATTTTGCTGAAGAAAACTACATCTCATTTAAAGAATATGCGAATCGTCATGTTGAAGTAAGAAATGCTTACTACAATTCTTGCTTGTGGGGCAAAATAAGTTCTTCTTTGCTCGATCTAAAGCATTTGAGTTACCTGGACCTAAGCATGAATCTTTTCAATGGAAACGTCCCAGAGTTTTTGggttcaattgaaagtttgagttatcttaatctctctttctcctttttttctggAGTTGTTCCCCCCCAACTTGGGAATCTATCAAAGCTCCAATATCTAGACCTCAATTCATATTCCTTGTCATCCACAATCCAAAGGGTCATTCCCTTTGCAGCGGAATTGGAAGTCAAAAGCCCACAGTGGTTTGgtggttttccttctcttatgTACCTTAATTTAGGATCTGTAAATCTCGATAAAGTACCTGATTGGGTTGATGCGGTTAATATGCTCCCTCCCTTGGTGGAGTTACACCTACATTTTTGTAGTCTTGTTAGTCTTCCTTACTCTATTTCCCCCATTAACTTCACATTGCTTTCGGTCCTTGATCTCTCTTTTAACAGATTTAACTCCTTCATACCTCCTTGGTTGTCAAATGTGAGTGGGCTTTCAACACTAAATCTTCAGTTCAATTCACTTAGAGGTGCTATTCCAGATGGTATGGGACATCTAGCCAACTTGCACAACTTGGATTTATCTTTCAACAATGTAATTGGAAAGATACCAAGCTCATTTTCTAAACTTTGCAACTTGCAAACATTACATCTGCAAGTCACCAACATAAGTGGGGAGATAACTGAGTTTGTGGATGGCTTGTCTCAATGTTCTAATAGTAGTCTTCAAACACTTGACCTCTCTGAAAGCTCTGTTCGGGGTTCACTGCCAGATTCTATCGGAAACTTATCATCATTGCAAGCACTTGACGTCTCGGTGAATCATATGAACGGAACCATTCCACAAAGCATCGGGAAACTGTCAATGCTTGTTTCATTGAGACTTGGTTCGAATTCTTGGGAAGGTGTTCTAACTGAAGCTCATTTCGAAAATCTCACCCGATTAGAATCTCTGCTCTTGACTCCAAAATTTTATGCGAAATGGACATTGGTTTTAAATGTCAAACAAGACTGGGTTCCTCCTTTTAAGCTGAGATATATTGGATTAGCAAACGTGCGGATCGGCCCAAATTTTCCAGCATggctaaaaacacaaaatgaactcaaatttCTTCTGATAAATAATGCTGGCATTTCTGACACCATTCCGCATGGCCTTTGGAAGTACTACCCAAATGTCACCTATTGGAGTCTATCTGATAACAATCTTCACGGGCAGGTACCATACTTTCAATTTCATCCTTCggcatattattttgatttgggttCCAACAGCTTAAAGGGTCCACTCCCAATTTTTCCGAGTAACTTGAGTGTCATACTTCTCGAGCATAATATGTTTTCTGGACCCATTCCTGAAAACATAGGTAAACTATTGCCAAACGTAACTTCATTGGAactctcttcaaatttaattacCGGTAGAATTCCCCAATCTATTGGAATGCTAAAGGAATTGATAACTCTTAGTTTGAGAAACAATTCCCTATCTGGGAAACTACCCCCTCATTGGAAGGATTTACAGCAGTTAAAGGTATTGGACCTagcaaataataatatatctgGCAATGTTCCAAGTTCAATGCAATATTTGCGTTCACTAGATATATTATTGTTGCGCCAAAATCATCTTGAAGGAGagcttccttctttctttagaAACTATAGAAACTTGAGAAGCATTGATCTTGGCGGAAACAAATTCTTTGGAGAACTTCCAGTGTGGATAGGAGAAAGTTTTTCATCTTTATTGAGGTTAGGCCTAAGGTCCAACTTATTTCACGGGAACATACCTCCTCAATTATGTCTTCTTTCAAGTCTCCAAATCATAGACCTTGCACACAATGATTTTTCGGGTGCAATCCCTCAATGTTTAGGAAACTGGAGTAGAGATGATTATAGTTATTCTGGCCAGTTTGATCATATACAGTTGGTTTCTAAAGGAAGAGAATATCTATATGAGTATTCAATCATTAATCTTGTTCACTCCATAGACCTTTCAAGTAACAATTTATCGGGAGAAATACCTGGCAATATAACAAGCCTGTTAAGATTGGTTAACGTGAATTTATCAATGAATCATCTGACTGGAAGAGTTCCTGAAAAAATTGGGGATTTATACATGTTAGAATCACTTGATCTCTCAATGAATGAGCTTTCTGGTCATATCCCTGAAAGCTTGTCTTCTTTGAACTTCTTAAGTTACTTGAATTTGTCATTCAATAACTtgtctggaaaaattccaagtgGGAATCAACTTCAAACACTTAATGATCCTTCTATCTACAAAGGTAACTCTTTACTCTGTGGGCCTCCTCTTTCGACCAAATGTTCAGAGGATGAAACTAAACCTAGACCAAATGGTGGTAACAGAGTAGCCAACGAAAATGGAAGGGACATTGGGTCATTCTTGTTCTACATTAGTATGGCAGCTGGATTTATTGTTGGATTTTGGGGAGTTTGTGGCACACTGATTATTAAAACGTCATGGAGGCAAGCTTACTTTCGAagctttgataatttgaaagacaAGATTGTTTTGTTcgttatggtcaaaattgttCGCTTGCTAAGCAAGGTCAAGTCGGAGAAAAGTTGAGGAGGCTATGGGCACCATTGGAGCTTTCCTCAATATGCATCAATTATATATTGTAAGTTTTTCATGTTACTGTAATAATATATGCTCCAATCTTTATATATCTATATGAATGATTTTAAATTGTGTtagacatttttatcttttattgcaTCCCATTTTCCAATAACCATTTGTCATCATATAGAAAATATGATGAACAAGCAGTTGGCTAAAGACAAGACAAAGCCTTAATTCGTTTATGTTATGAGCCTTTCTATGTATTGAAATAAACATGGTGATCaatagacctttttttttttttttttgggagttaTTGCAGGTGTGGGCTGTTACGTGTGCATGGCTGATGGCTGCAGTAGTTATGAGTAATTGACAGCAAGTTATCCTTATTGCTTTGGTGTTGTTATTTCGTTGTATTGTGTTGAGTCGTGTGTCAGTTGTAAGTCCTGTTAGTGAGGGACTATATTTTCTGCGTATTcgttttttaaatattacatTGCCATGGAATAAGAAAGCAGTCAAGAGTTTATTTAAACTTTGTGCTTCTAAGATTaacatcttctttattttccaaaGTGTATTTTTCATTTGGATTTATTCCATGTAAATGAATCAAGAGAGTGGATATCCAGAAATTTCAGAACAGGAtgatatccaattagttatattagagg
Coding sequences within it:
- the LOC132171999 gene encoding receptor-like protein EIX2 isoform X2, which produces MSSSWTSKTHFRFNSFIPPWLSNVSGLSTLNLQFNSLRGAIPDGMGHLANLHNLDLSFNNVIGKIPSSFSKLCNLQTLHLQVTNISGEITEFVDGLSQCSNSSLQTLDLSESSVRGSLPDSIGNLSSLQALDVSVNHMNGTIPQSIGKLSMLVSLRLGSNSWEGVLTEAHFENLTRLESLLLTPKFYAKWTLVLNVKQDWVPPFKLRYIGLANVRIGPNFPAWLKTQNELKFLLINNAGISDTIPHGLWKYYPNVTYWSLSDNNLHGQVPYFQFHPSAYYFDLGSNSLKGPLPIFPSNLSVILLEHNMFSGPIPENIGKLLPNVTSLELSSNLITGRIPQSIGMLKELITLSLRNNSLSGKLPPHWKDLQQLKVLDLANNNISGNVPSSMQYLRSLDILLLRQNHLEGELPSFFRNYRNLRSIDLGGNKFFGELPVWIGESFSSLLRLGLRSNLFHGNIPPQLCLLSSLQIIDLAHNDFSGAIPQCLGNWSRDDYSYSGQFDHIQLVSKGREYLYEYSIINLVHSIDLSSNNLSGEIPGNITSLLRLVNVNLSMNHLTGRVPEKIGDLYMLESLDLSMNELSGHIPESLSSLNFLSYLNLSFNNLSGKIPSGNQLQTLNDPSIYKGNSLLCGPPLSTKCSEDETKPRPNGGNRVANENGRDIGSFLFYISMAAGFIVGFWGVCGTLIIKTSWRQAYFRSFDNLKDKIVLFVMVKIVRLLSKVKSEKS
- the LOC132171999 gene encoding receptor-like protein EIX2 isoform X1, producing the protein MATVNLILIFVFSLLGTASFLQVFRCSEVERNALLSFKQGLADPSGRLSLWVGEDCCNWVGVGCNNNTGHVVELDLKNSFPVSEFDFAEENYISFKEYANRHVEVRNAYYNSCLWGKISSSLLDLKHLSYLDLSMNLFNGNVPEFLGSIESLSYLNLSFSFFSGVVPPQLGNLSKLQYLDLNSYSLSSTIQRVIPFAAELEVKSPQWFGGFPSLMYLNLGSVNLDKVPDWVDAVNMLPPLVELHLHFCSLVSLPYSISPINFTLLSVLDLSFNRFNSFIPPWLSNVSGLSTLNLQFNSLRGAIPDGMGHLANLHNLDLSFNNVIGKIPSSFSKLCNLQTLHLQVTNISGEITEFVDGLSQCSNSSLQTLDLSESSVRGSLPDSIGNLSSLQALDVSVNHMNGTIPQSIGKLSMLVSLRLGSNSWEGVLTEAHFENLTRLESLLLTPKFYAKWTLVLNVKQDWVPPFKLRYIGLANVRIGPNFPAWLKTQNELKFLLINNAGISDTIPHGLWKYYPNVTYWSLSDNNLHGQVPYFQFHPSAYYFDLGSNSLKGPLPIFPSNLSVILLEHNMFSGPIPENIGKLLPNVTSLELSSNLITGRIPQSIGMLKELITLSLRNNSLSGKLPPHWKDLQQLKVLDLANNNISGNVPSSMQYLRSLDILLLRQNHLEGELPSFFRNYRNLRSIDLGGNKFFGELPVWIGESFSSLLRLGLRSNLFHGNIPPQLCLLSSLQIIDLAHNDFSGAIPQCLGNWSRDDYSYSGQFDHIQLVSKGREYLYEYSIINLVHSIDLSSNNLSGEIPGNITSLLRLVNVNLSMNHLTGRVPEKIGDLYMLESLDLSMNELSGHIPESLSSLNFLSYLNLSFNNLSGKIPSGNQLQTLNDPSIYKGNSLLCGPPLSTKCSEDETKPRPNGGNRVANENGRDIGSFLFYISMAAGFIVGFWGVCGTLIIKTSWRQAYFRSFDNLKDKIVLFVMVKIVRLLSKVKSEKS